A single Capricornis sumatraensis isolate serow.1 chromosome 20, serow.2, whole genome shotgun sequence DNA region contains:
- the ATXN1L gene encoding ataxin-1-like, with product MKPVHERSQECLPPKKRDLPVTSEDMGRTTSCSTNHTPSSDASEWSRGVVVAGQSQAGARVSLGGDGAEAITGLTVDQYGMLYKVAVPPATFSPTGLPSVVNMSPLPPTFNVASSLIQHPGIHYPPIHYAQLPSTSLQFIGSPYSLPYAVPPNFLPSPLLSPSANLATSHLPHFVPYASLLAEGATPPPQASSPAHSFSKAPSASSPPGQLPHHSSTQPLDLAPGRMPIYYQMSRLPAGYTLHETAPAGASPVLTPQEGQPALEAAAANGQRLRDRNLVRRESEALDSPGSKGEGQGLAPVAECVVDGQLFSGSQSARVEVAVPAHRGTPDTDLEVQRVVGALASQDYRAVAAQRKDEPSPLNLSHHNPDHQGGGRGPARNATETAERNQARGVSPHSHQEPLKHRPFPKAVVVANGNLVPAGTDPGLLPVGSEILVASSLDIQARAPFPDKESTPPPVTSSHLPSHFMKGAIIQLATGELKRVEDLQTQDFVRSAEVSGGLKIDSSTVVDIQESQWPGFVMLHFVVGEQQSKVSIEVPPEHPFFVYGQGWSSCSPGRTAQLFSLPCHRLQVGDVCISISLQSLNSNSVSQSSCAPTGQLGPPRERPERTVLGPREQCDSDGKSQPSGEGSRSVEPSQPEPGAQACWLAPSFQRYSTQGEEARAALLRPSFIPQEVKLSIEGRSNAGK from the coding sequence ATGAAACCTGTTCATGAGCGGAGTCAGGAATGCCTTCCACCAAAGAAACGAGACCTCCCCGTGACCAGCGAGGATATGGGGAGAACCACCAGCTGCTCAACTAACCACACACCCTCCAGTGATGCTTCTGAATGGTCCCGAGGGGTTGTGGTGGCCGGGCAGAGCCAGGCAGGAGCCAGAGTCAGCCTGGGGGGTGATGGAGCTGAGGCCATCACTGGTCTGACGGTGGACCAGTATGGCATGCTGTATAAGGTGGCTGTGCCACCTGCCACCTTCTCCCCAACTGGCCTCCCGTCTGTGGTGAACATGAGCCCCTTGCCCCCCACATTTAATGTAGCGTCTTCTCTGATTCAACATCCAGGAATCCACTATCCCCCAATCCACTATGCTCAGCTCCCGTCCACCTCTCTGCAGTTCATCGGGTCTCCGTACAGCCTTCCTTATGCCGTGCCACCTAATTTCCTCCCGAGtcccctcctttctccttctgccaacCTTGCCACCTCTCACCTTCCACACTTTGTGCCATATGCCTCACTCCTGGCAGAAGGAGCCACTCCTCCCCCGCAGGCTTCATCCCCAGCCCACTCGTTCAGCAAAGCCCCGTCTGCCAGCTCCCCGCCTGGGCAGTTGCCACATCACTCGAGTACTCAGCCACTGGACCTCGCTCCAGGCCGGATGCCCATTTATTATCAAATGTCCAGGCTCCCTGCTGGGTACACCTTGCATGAAACTGCCCCTGCAGGTGCCAGCCCAGTTCTTACTCCTCAGGAGGGCCAGCCTGCTCTGGAAGCAGCCGCTGCCAATGGACAGAGATTGCGAGATCGGAATTTAGTGAGACGGGAAAGCGAAGCCCTTGACTCCCCTGGCAGCAAGGGCGAGGGCCAGGGGCTGGCGCCAGTGGCCGAATGCGTGGTGGATGGACAGTTGTTTTCAGGTTCTCAGTCTGCACGGGTGGAGGTGGCAGTGCCAGCACACCGAGGGACCCCAGACACGGACCTTGAGGTCCAGCGGGTGGTGGGTGCTTTAGCGTCTCAGGACTACCGGGCGGTGGCAGCTCAGAGGAAGGATGAGCCCAGTCCCCTCAACCTGTCCCACCATAACCCCGACCACCAGGGCGGGGGGCGAGGGCCAGCCAGGAACGCCACCGAGACGGCCGAGAGAAACCAGGCCCGAGGGGTCTCCCCTCACTCCCACCAGGAACCCCTGAAGCATAGACCTTTCCCCAAAGCAGTGGTTGTAGCCAATGGCAACCTGGTGCCCGCTGGAACTGACCCAGGCCTGCTGCCTGTGGGTTCGGAGATCCTGGTGGCATCAAGTTTGGACATACAGGCCAGAGCCCCCTTCCCAGACAAGGAGTCGACGCCACCCCCCGTGACCTCTTCccatttgccctcccatttcaTGAAGGGCGCCATCATCCAGCTGGCTACCGGGGAGCTGAAGCGGGTGGAGGACCTCCAGACACAGGATTTTGTGCGCAGTGCCGAAGTGAGCGGGGGGCTGAAGATTGACTCAAGCACAGTTGTGGACATTCAGGAGAGCCAGTGGCCTGGATTTGTCATGCTGCACTTCGTGGTGGGTGAGCAGCAGAGCAAAGTGAGCATCGAGGTGCCCCCTGAGCACCCCTTCTTCGTCTATGGCCAGGGCTGGTCCTCCTGCAGCCCCGGGCGGACTGCACAactcttctctctgccctgccATCGGCTCCAGGTGGGAGatgtctgcatctctatcagTTTACAAAGCTTGAACAGtaactcagtctctcagtccagCTGTGCTCCCACAGGCCAGCTGGGTCCTCCCCGAGAAAGACCTGAGAGGACAGTCCTGGGACCCCGAGAGCAATGTGACAGTGATGGGAAAAGCCAGCCGTCAGGCGAGGGCTCCCGGTCGGTAGAGCCCTCGCAGCCAGAGCCTGGTGCTCAGGCCTGCTGGTTGGCTCCGAGCTTCCAAAGATACAGCACGCAAGGGGAGGAGGCGCGGGCTGCACTGCTCCGTCCCTCTTTCATTCCGCAGGAGGTGAAGCTGTCCATCGAAGGGCGCTCTAATGCGGGGAAATGA